TGTAAAGTTTCATAAATGATTTTTGCGGCATCTTTTTGATATTCAGTAAGGCGCTGGTTTCGAGAGCTCATGGCCAGGCCGTTCCTTTCACGGAAAATGGGTACACCGTGGATCTGGATGGGGAGGTTCAGTTTTTCCGTCAGTTTTTTAATGATGGCCAGTTGCTGGTAATCTTTCTCACCAAAATAGGCATGGTCTGGTTTCACCTGCCGGAAAAGTGTTTCTACCACGGTGCCTACCCCATCGAAATGTCCGGGGCGGAATTTTCCTTCCATTTCATGCTCTAACCCGTCGAAATCATACTGCTTACTTTTTAATCCTTCCGGATATATTTCAGAGACTGTAGGGGCGTAAAGTACATCTACCGCGCCGGATTGCCGCAGGACCGCAATGTCGTTCTCTACATCGCGTGGGTATTTTTCAAGGTCGGCGGCGTTATTGAACTGGGTGGGATTTACAAAAACCGATGATACTACGACATCATTT
This DNA window, taken from Chryseobacterium sp. 6424, encodes the following:
- the panC gene encoding pantoate--beta-alanine ligase; this translates as MKVYHRKNDLETYLERQKEMGKKIGFAPTMGALHEGHLSLYHEAKKVNDVVVSSVFVNPTQFNNAADLEKYPRDVENDIAVLRQSGAVDVLYAPTVSEIYPEGLKSKQYDFDGLEHEMEGKFRPGHFDGVGTVVETLFRQVKPDHAYFGEKDYQQLAIIKKLTEKLNLPIQIHGVPIFRERNGLAMSSRNQRLTEYQKDAAKIIYETLQRTNEWFQTISVTEINNRVKEIFEKQDGMVLEYFEISDEATLKETDSRHDNRSYRAFIVVFVGEVRLIDNLHLD